Proteins encoded together in one Lysinibacillus sp. FSL K6-0232 window:
- a CDS encoding amino acid ABC transporter ATP-binding protein, with the protein MLEIKNIHKSFGANEILKGVDLAIDKGDVVVILGPSGSGKTTLLRCINFLEKADQGHATFGDIEVDFQHIKKKDIHAIRQRVAFVFQNYNLFTNKTALENVTEGLIIGRKVPKAEAIDIGKKALDKVGLSEKYDAYPSQLSGGQQQRVGIARAVALNPDIILFDEPTSALDPELVGEVLQVMKNIAAEGTTMLVVTHEMGFAKDVANRVIFMDGGVVVEEGNPHDIFVNPKEERTRKFLKRVIPEDYTFYI; encoded by the coding sequence ATGTTAGAAATTAAAAATATCCATAAATCATTTGGGGCTAATGAAATATTAAAGGGCGTTGATTTAGCAATTGATAAAGGTGATGTGGTTGTTATTTTAGGTCCTAGTGGGTCAGGAAAAACAACATTATTGCGTTGCATTAATTTTTTAGAAAAGGCAGATCAAGGGCATGCAACATTTGGCGATATTGAAGTGGATTTTCAACATATTAAGAAAAAGGATATACATGCCATTCGTCAGCGTGTCGCATTTGTCTTCCAAAACTATAATCTTTTTACCAATAAAACAGCGTTGGAAAATGTAACGGAGGGGCTAATTATTGGACGTAAAGTTCCAAAGGCGGAGGCTATTGATATTGGTAAAAAAGCACTTGATAAAGTAGGGTTATCTGAAAAATATGATGCATATCCAAGTCAGCTATCTGGGGGTCAGCAGCAACGGGTAGGGATTGCACGTGCTGTTGCATTAAATCCTGATATTATTTTATTTGACGAGCCAACATCTGCACTTGACCCTGAGCTAGTAGGTGAGGTTTTGCAGGTCATGAAAAATATTGCAGCAGAGGGTACAACGATGCTTGTTGTCACACATGAAATGGGCTTTGCTAAAGACGTTGCTAACCGTGTTATTTTTATGGATGGTGGTGTTGTCGTTGAGGAAGGCAATCCCCATGATATTTTTGTCAATCCAAAAGAGGAACGTACAAGGAAGTTTTTAAAGCGTGTTATTCCAGAGGATTATACATTCTACATTTAA
- a CDS encoding amino acid ABC transporter permease — MNWQFLFETFFVALSGVPVALLVTVVALLIALPLGFLLALTRINKIPVIHHLAKVYVSFVRGTPIIIQIFIIYSSIPLILKMIFEKYNIAYDIYKINPIWYAFIVFAFSSTAILIEVFRSALSTIEKGQLEAAYSVGLTTFQAYRRVIIPQALVVALPNICTATVNLIKATSLGYAMSLPEITLKAKVAANVGYNYVEAYLDIFIVYLILCSTVEYLFKRYEKYLSKYKAANV; from the coding sequence ATGAATTGGCAATTTTTATTTGAAACATTTTTTGTGGCATTATCAGGTGTTCCAGTTGCGCTTCTTGTGACAGTTGTTGCTTTGCTAATTGCGCTACCGCTTGGATTTTTACTAGCCTTAACAAGAATTAATAAAATCCCTGTTATCCATCATCTAGCAAAAGTTTATGTGTCCTTTGTAAGAGGGACACCGATTATTATACAAATTTTTATTATTTATAGCAGTATTCCATTAATCTTAAAAATGATTTTTGAAAAATATAATATTGCCTATGATATTTATAAAATTAACCCAATTTGGTATGCCTTTATCGTTTTTGCATTTAGCTCAACAGCGATATTAATTGAGGTGTTCCGTTCGGCATTAAGCACTATTGAAAAAGGGCAGCTAGAAGCGGCATATTCTGTAGGATTGACAACGTTCCAAGCGTATCGTCGCGTTATTATTCCCCAAGCTTTAGTTGTTGCACTGCCAAATATTTGTACAGCTACAGTTAATCTAATTAAAGCAACCTCTTTAGGCTATGCTATGTCCTTACCTGAAATTACCTTGAAGGCAAAGGTAGCAGCTAATGTTGGCTACAATTATGTAGAGGCTTATTTGGATATCTTTATTGTGTATTTAATTTTATGTAGTACAGTCGAATACTTATTTAAGCGATATGAAAAATATTTAAGCAAATACAAAGCGGCGAATGTCTAA
- a CDS encoding amino acid ABC transporter permease: MDKYFDASYIWNSIPMLLPFLKITFLVAGSAIILGVIFGILLAAAKLSSIKLLQKLANLYTTIMRCTPSIVLLFLVYYGVPALAENFGLNLHSIETAILVVITFTLQFAAIMSEVIRSAYLAIPKGQFEAAVSVGLTPFQAYRRIIFPQALVIALPNFGNGMIALLQEGALAYTIGLIDIVGKANLIIASNINAHALEVYIALAIVYWVLSIIIEKLFTTLEKIFGKGKKTLETT; the protein is encoded by the coding sequence ATGGATAAATATTTTGACGCATCCTATATTTGGAACTCAATTCCAATGTTATTACCGTTTTTAAAGATTACATTTTTAGTAGCAGGGTCTGCAATTATTTTAGGTGTAATATTTGGCATATTATTAGCTGCTGCTAAGCTATCTTCTATTAAGCTACTACAGAAATTAGCCAATTTATATACAACAATTATGCGCTGTACACCATCCATTGTTTTATTATTTTTAGTTTATTATGGTGTTCCTGCATTGGCGGAAAATTTTGGACTAAATCTTCACTCCATTGAAACAGCTATTTTGGTTGTTATCACATTTACATTGCAGTTTGCTGCGATTATGTCAGAGGTGATTCGTTCGGCTTATTTAGCCATTCCAAAGGGACAGTTTGAGGCGGCTGTTAGTGTAGGATTGACACCATTCCAAGCATATCGACGAATTATTTTTCCACAGGCACTTGTTATTGCATTGCCGAACTTTGGCAATGGCATGATTGCTTTATTACAGGAGGGTGCTTTAGCCTATACAATCGGTTTAATTGATATTGTTGGTAAGGCAAATTTAATTATTGCAAGTAATATTAATGCCCATGCATTAGAGGTTTATATTGCTTTAGCAATTGTTTATTGGGTGCTATCCATTATTATTGAAAAACTATTTACGACATTAGAAAAAATATTTGGTAAGGGTAAGAAGACCTTAGAAACAACGTAA
- a CDS encoding transporter substrate-binding domain-containing protein: protein MLKQKNKIFQFAAIGLASIALLAGCNSGEASDDKGSGDGDKVRTVKVAFDQATKPISYIDDNGNPTGYDVEVMKLVDELLPEYEFEYVGTTSDDLLIGVEQGKYQVGVKNAFFTEERKEKFIFPQEFIGLSSAGLVLRKEDEDVKTLEDFATKGYSLAPIAANNAQYTIIDEYNTANPDNEVKLEAGDAFTVDVVQWVNEGRVDGGVMIEGPFKQQVLAEDGPYHNLKDDVVYNEFAVIKTWPLFNKKEQEFADAYDKAIAQIKEQKKTNDISTEFYGRDLFEVLENVNR from the coding sequence ATGTTAAAACAAAAAAATAAGATTTTTCAATTTGCAGCAATTGGATTGGCTTCTATTGCACTTTTAGCAGGCTGTAATTCAGGAGAAGCATCTGATGATAAAGGTTCAGGTGATGGTGATAAGGTTCGCACAGTTAAGGTGGCATTTGATCAGGCAACAAAGCCAATTAGCTATATTGACGATAATGGCAATCCAACAGGCTATGATGTAGAGGTAATGAAGCTTGTGGATGAATTACTACCTGAGTATGAGTTTGAATATGTTGGGACAACAAGCGATGATTTATTAATCGGGGTAGAGCAAGGTAAATATCAGGTAGGTGTCAAAAATGCATTCTTTACAGAGGAGCGTAAAGAGAAATTTATTTTCCCACAAGAATTTATAGGACTAAGTAGTGCAGGTCTTGTGTTGCGTAAAGAGGATGAAGATGTGAAAACACTAGAGGACTTTGCGACGAAGGGTTATTCGCTAGCTCCGATTGCCGCTAATAATGCACAGTATACAATTATTGATGAGTACAATACAGCGAATCCAGATAATGAAGTAAAGCTAGAGGCTGGTGATGCATTTACAGTCGATGTTGTGCAATGGGTAAATGAGGGTCGTGTTGATGGTGGTGTTATGATTGAAGGTCCATTTAAACAACAGGTTCTTGCAGAAGATGGCCCTTACCATAACTTAAAGGATGACGTTGTTTATAATGAATTTGCGGTTATTAAAACATGGCCACTGTTTAATAAAAAGGAGCAAGAATTTGCTGATGCCTACGATAAAGCTATTGCCCAAATTAAAGAGCAAAAGAAAACAAATGACATCAGCACAGAATTTTATGGTCGTGATTTATTTGAAGTATTAGAAAATGTTAATCGTTAG
- a CDS encoding acyl-CoA dehydrogenase family protein yields MKNLFIKTERQQFLLEQLAAIAEPIKAEAAEVDEQARFPFEAHRLLLQIGYPQFTLPKEYGGEGLSVYEMVLVQETLASYDENASLSLGWTLGVVGEIYEQKLWAEELLTAFAQEIKKGAIINRAVSEAATGSPTRGGRPGTNAVSTKAGWLLNGRKIFTTASPVLDYFLTSAWIEEQQQIGFFLIHKDAQGLSIEENWEMSAMRGTSSHDLVLQDVVVAKEFLVELPNHPSGGKINGWLLHIPATYLGIAQAARDYALHFANHYQPNSLNAPIGTLPNVQQLLGDIELKLDQARFVLYGVAEAYDDPARRDKLTNEMAVAKHTVTNIAIDIVDKAMRVVGAKSLQLANPLQRYYRNVRAGLHNPPMDDMTIIKLATSALEQQKLKYAESKGK; encoded by the coding sequence TTGAAAAATTTATTTATAAAAACAGAGCGACAACAATTTTTGTTAGAGCAGTTGGCAGCTATTGCAGAGCCAATTAAGGCGGAAGCTGCTGAGGTAGATGAGCAAGCTCGTTTCCCATTTGAAGCACATCGATTACTTTTACAAATTGGCTACCCACAGTTCACTTTACCGAAGGAATATGGAGGAGAGGGGTTATCGGTCTACGAGATGGTGCTTGTGCAAGAAACGCTAGCAAGCTATGACGAGAATGCCTCACTATCACTTGGCTGGACGCTAGGGGTTGTTGGTGAAATATATGAGCAAAAGCTATGGGCAGAGGAGCTATTAACAGCATTCGCTCAAGAAATCAAGAAGGGGGCAATTATCAATAGAGCTGTTAGCGAAGCGGCAACTGGAAGCCCAACACGTGGGGGACGACCAGGAACAAATGCAGTTTCTACAAAGGCTGGCTGGCTGTTGAATGGTCGCAAAATCTTTACAACAGCATCCCCAGTGCTTGATTATTTCCTTACATCTGCTTGGATTGAAGAACAACAGCAAATCGGGTTTTTCCTTATCCATAAAGATGCACAAGGATTATCGATTGAAGAAAATTGGGAAATGTCTGCCATGCGTGGCACAAGTAGCCATGATCTTGTATTACAGGATGTTGTTGTCGCAAAAGAGTTTTTAGTAGAATTACCAAATCATCCTAGTGGCGGCAAAATAAATGGTTGGTTACTACATATTCCTGCAACATATTTAGGGATTGCACAAGCAGCTCGTGACTATGCGCTTCATTTTGCAAACCATTACCAGCCAAATAGCTTAAATGCACCAATTGGTACATTACCAAATGTACAGCAGCTTTTGGGAGATATTGAATTAAAGCTAGATCAGGCTCGATTTGTGCTATATGGAGTAGCAGAGGCTTATGATGACCCAGCAAGACGTGACAAATTAACAAATGAAATGGCAGTTGCTAAACATACCGTTACAAATATAGCGATTGATATTGTTGATAAGGCAATGCGTGTTGTTGGAGCAAAAAGCTTACAGCTAGCAAATCCATTACAGCGCTATTATCGCAATGTGCGGGCTGGGCTTCATAATCCACCGATGGATGATATGACGATTATCAAATTAGCAACGTCTGCGCTTGAGCAGCAAAAATTAAAATATGCCGAGAGTAAGGGGAAATAA
- a CDS encoding VOC family protein: MIHQIGQVMLYVNNQDEAVKFWTEKVGFVVVAEQEETGMRWIEIAPTKEAQTSFVLHNKELIAKMQPELNLGTPSIMFYADQIEEMYQDFQQKGIKVGDLVMMPMGRVFNFADPENNYFALVEK; this comes from the coding sequence ATGATTCATCAAATTGGACAGGTAATGCTATATGTCAATAACCAAGATGAAGCAGTTAAGTTTTGGACAGAAAAAGTGGGGTTTGTTGTTGTTGCAGAGCAAGAGGAGACAGGGATGCGTTGGATTGAAATTGCACCAACAAAGGAAGCACAAACATCCTTTGTCTTACACAATAAAGAGCTTATTGCCAAAATGCAGCCAGAGCTAAATTTAGGTACACCTTCTATTATGTTTTACGCTGATCAAATTGAAGAGATGTATCAGGATTTTCAGCAGAAGGGGATTAAAGTGGGCGATTTAGTGATGATGCCAATGGGAAGAGTTTTTAACTTTGCTGATCCTGAAAATAACTACTTTGCCTTGGTTGAAAAATAA
- a CDS encoding methyl-accepting chemotaxis protein has product MKQFSLRKKLIFSFLAILLVPTLLIGTVSYQSTEKKILEEQQASASESVRMLDTNITNTIEPKLQDVQYFAQKFNQSYSQEDKISELQSLLQEYVNMHSEVELVYIGFADGKLVDEPAQEYPDDFDPRTRPWYKQALDSNGKVSITAPYITESTGDIVITITQALPDGSGVIGLDLNISMLNSITNDISIGQTGFASLLDHNQLYIAQPNKESGTEATENYIKKVYAQENGTIYEKDRHLLFVTNELTDWKIIGTMFTNEASKAAASAFTINLIIIGISIIIGLFFMLYMIKSIVKPINQLKQNALIISEGDLTAFIDIHSNDEIGQLGEAFISMKVSLKKLIRNVTQSSQHVQTSAQNLSANAEQNIAATEQITTATQQMASSTEKQTVSIEQNATSIEEVAKGVVEVADNAMQVSDLSSHAIQLAEQGGQAVEQTAKQMASIHDSVTQSDTMIKSLYDRTKEIGSILEMISAISEQTNLLALNAAIEAARAGEHGKGFAVVADEVRKLAEQSQQSAEQISMLISGIQQDTAKSVQTMVMASENVQDGLQLTKDTRQKFNNIIESLRNIAPKMEDISASTQEISAVVEEVSATAIELSDHAKLNAAATEEIAASSEQTLSSIQDMALSSKALLDMADELQEYVNRFKY; this is encoded by the coding sequence ATGAAACAATTTAGTTTAAGAAAAAAGCTTATTTTTTCGTTTTTAGCGATACTTCTTGTTCCAACACTGCTTATTGGAACAGTTTCATATCAAAGCACTGAAAAGAAGATACTAGAAGAACAACAAGCAAGTGCAAGCGAAAGTGTCCGTATGCTGGATACAAACATTACAAATACCATTGAGCCAAAGCTACAAGATGTTCAATATTTCGCGCAAAAGTTTAATCAATCTTATTCACAAGAGGATAAAATCTCCGAACTTCAATCACTATTGCAAGAATACGTCAATATGCATTCAGAAGTAGAGCTTGTTTATATTGGATTTGCTGATGGTAAATTAGTAGACGAACCTGCTCAAGAGTATCCTGATGATTTTGACCCTCGTACAAGACCTTGGTATAAGCAAGCATTAGATAGCAATGGCAAGGTCTCCATTACAGCTCCATATATTACGGAATCTACAGGTGATATTGTTATTACAATTACCCAAGCCTTACCAGATGGCTCAGGAGTGATAGGGCTAGACCTAAATATATCGATGCTTAATAGCATTACAAATGATATAAGCATTGGGCAAACAGGCTTTGCTTCACTTTTGGATCACAATCAGCTCTATATTGCTCAGCCGAATAAAGAAAGTGGTACAGAGGCAACAGAAAATTATATCAAAAAAGTTTACGCACAAGAAAATGGGACTATTTATGAAAAAGATCGTCATTTACTGTTTGTAACAAATGAACTTACTGACTGGAAAATTATCGGAACAATGTTTACGAATGAAGCTTCGAAAGCGGCTGCTTCAGCATTTACAATTAACTTAATAATTATCGGTATTTCGATAATTATTGGTCTGTTCTTTATGCTCTATATGATTAAATCAATTGTGAAGCCAATTAATCAATTAAAGCAAAATGCTTTAATAATTAGCGAGGGAGATTTAACAGCGTTTATTGATATCCATTCTAACGATGAAATCGGGCAGCTTGGCGAGGCCTTTATTTCAATGAAGGTTAGCCTGAAAAAGCTAATTCGTAATGTGACACAAAGCTCTCAGCATGTTCAAACCTCAGCACAAAATTTATCTGCTAATGCAGAGCAAAATATTGCGGCTACAGAACAAATTACTACGGCAACACAGCAAATGGCTAGTAGTACAGAAAAACAGACAGTTAGTATTGAGCAAAATGCTACCTCTATTGAGGAAGTTGCCAAAGGGGTTGTAGAGGTTGCTGATAATGCTATGCAAGTTTCAGACCTATCTAGCCACGCTATCCAATTAGCCGAACAAGGTGGACAGGCAGTCGAACAAACCGCTAAACAAATGGCATCCATCCATGACTCTGTGACACAATCAGACACAATGATTAAATCACTCTATGATCGTACAAAGGAAATTGGCTCTATTTTAGAAATGATTAGCGCTATTTCAGAACAAACAAACCTTCTTGCTTTAAATGCAGCTATCGAGGCGGCACGTGCTGGCGAGCATGGCAAAGGCTTTGCTGTTGTAGCAGACGAAGTACGCAAATTAGCCGAGCAATCCCAGCAATCCGCAGAGCAAATTTCAATGTTGATTTCGGGAATTCAACAGGATACAGCAAAATCTGTCCAAACAATGGTTATGGCATCAGAAAATGTTCAAGACGGCTTACAATTAACAAAGGATACAAGACAAAAGTTTAACAACATTATTGAAAGTCTTCGCAATATCGCACCTAAAATGGAGGATATATCTGCTTCAACTCAAGAAATATCCGCAGTTGTAGAGGAAGTTTCCGCAACAGCGATTGAGCTATCCGACCATGCGAAGTTAAATGCTGCTGCGACGGAGGAAATAGCCGCCTCATCAGAGCAAACATTATCCTCCATACAAGATATGGCGCTATCATCAAAAGCACTACTCGATATGGCTGATGAATTACAGGAGTATGTAAATCGTTTTAAATATTAA
- a CDS encoding methyl-accepting chemotaxis protein → MKQISLRKKLIFAFLVILLVPTILIGTISFQSTKDQILAEQQASATDSVRMLNTNIISMIAPKVHDIEYFASKIDGSYLQDDKRAELKGLFQEYINTHPEVELLYIGTADGRIIDEPVHDYASDYDPRVRSWYTEAFDHKGQTSITSPYISKSTDNIVVTVMQTLPDESGVIALDLNISVLSAITDETRIGKTGFASIIDSNKHYIVQKDKESGSEATESYIDKIFEKDAGTVVESDRHLQFATNELTGWKIIGTMYTVEATNAAISTLRINLIIITISIIAGIIFMLYMIKSIVHPIKSLQQSALKISEGDLTEFIDIHTKDEIGQLGEAFVAMKVNLKKLIRNVDQSSQHVQTAAQGLSANAEQNIATSEQVTEAMRQVAVSTEKQTTGIDQNAISVEEIAKGVVEVADSALQVSDLSSQAIQLAEEGGQSVEQTVNQMVSIHDSVAQSDTMIKSLFDRTKEIGSIIEIISAISDQTNLLALNAAIEAARAGEHGKGFAVVADEVRKLAEQSHQSAEQISMLISGIQQDTAKSVQTMTKASADVQEGLQLSEDTKEKFASIIDSLREMAPKMEDISASAQEISAVVEEVSATAIELSDHAKLNAAASEEVAASTDETLSSMQEIASSAKTLLDMADELQGYVDRFHY, encoded by the coding sequence ATGAAACAAATCAGTTTAAGAAAGAAGCTTATCTTTGCCTTCTTGGTAATACTGCTTGTTCCGACAATTTTAATTGGTACAATCTCCTTTCAAAGTACCAAAGATCAAATTTTAGCTGAACAGCAGGCAAGTGCAACTGACAGTGTTCGTATGTTAAATACAAATATTATAAGTATGATTGCTCCAAAAGTACACGATATTGAGTATTTTGCTAGCAAAATAGATGGGTCTTATTTGCAAGATGATAAAAGAGCTGAATTAAAAGGTCTTTTTCAAGAATATATTAATACCCATCCAGAAGTAGAGCTACTATATATAGGTACGGCTGATGGTCGAATTATTGATGAGCCTGTTCATGACTATGCAAGCGATTATGATCCTCGTGTTCGCTCTTGGTATACTGAAGCTTTTGATCATAAAGGACAGACTTCCATTACATCTCCATATATATCGAAATCTACAGATAATATAGTTGTTACAGTTATGCAGACACTTCCTGATGAATCAGGAGTTATCGCCTTGGACTTAAATATTTCTGTTTTAAGTGCTATAACGGATGAAACACGTATTGGTAAAACAGGCTTTGCCTCTATTATCGATAGCAATAAGCATTATATTGTCCAAAAGGATAAAGAGAGTGGCTCTGAAGCTACAGAAAGCTATATTGATAAAATTTTTGAAAAAGATGCAGGAACTGTTGTTGAAAGCGATCGCCATTTACAATTTGCTACAAATGAACTTACAGGTTGGAAAATTATTGGTACAATGTATACGGTGGAGGCTACAAATGCAGCAATCTCCACACTGCGTATTAACTTAATTATTATTACAATTTCCATTATTGCAGGTATTATCTTTATGCTCTATATGATTAAATCAATTGTTCATCCAATTAAGAGCTTACAACAAAGTGCATTAAAAATTAGTGAGGGCGATTTAACAGAGTTTATTGATATTCATACAAAGGACGAAATTGGACAGCTTGGCGAGGCATTTGTTGCCATGAAGGTTAACTTAAAAAAACTTATTCGCAATGTTGACCAAAGCTCACAGCATGTCCAAACTGCTGCACAGGGGCTTTCAGCAAATGCTGAGCAAAATATTGCTACATCCGAACAAGTCACAGAGGCTATGAGACAGGTAGCCGTTAGCACTGAGAAACAAACAACAGGAATTGATCAAAACGCTATTTCAGTCGAGGAGATTGCTAAAGGTGTTGTAGAGGTTGCTGATAGTGCCCTACAAGTGTCAGACCTATCTAGTCAAGCTATTCAGCTAGCAGAAGAAGGTGGACAATCTGTTGAGCAAACCGTTAATCAAATGGTATCTATTCATGACTCTGTGGCACAATCAGATACAATGATTAAATCACTATTTGATCGTACAAAAGAAATAGGCTCCATTATTGAAATTATTAGTGCTATTTCAGACCAGACAAATCTTCTTGCTTTAAATGCGGCTATTGAAGCGGCACGTGCTGGCGAGCATGGTAAGGGCTTTGCTGTTGTTGCAGATGAAGTACGTAAATTAGCTGAGCAATCCCACCAATCCGCAGAGCAAATTTCGATGCTGATTTCAGGAATTCAGCAAGATACAGCAAAATCTGTGCAAACAATGACAAAGGCTTCGGCTGATGTACAAGAAGGCTTACAATTATCTGAAGATACAAAGGAAAAGTTTGCAAGTATTATCGACAGCTTGCGAGAGATGGCTCCGAAAATGGAAGATATATCTGCTTCAGCTCAAGAAATATCAGCGGTTGTTGAAGAAGTTTCGGCAACAGCTATTGAACTATCTGACCATGCGAAGCTAAATGCTGCTGCCTCTGAGGAAGTAGCTGCATCAACCGATGAAACACTATCTTCCATGCAGGAAATTGCCTCCTCTGCCAAGACATTACTCGACATGGCTGATGAATTACAAGGCTACGTAGACCGTTTCCACTATTAA
- a CDS encoding VOC family protein, giving the protein MAVDVYLIFNGNCREAVAFYEDVFQTEKAEMMTFGDSPQNPDYPLPEEAKDLVMHTRLSIFGSRVMFSDTFPGSPFTAGNNITLAIVSDDEEQLRQAFDKLKDGGKVKMELQETFWSKCYGSLTDKFGIEWQFGHEVNA; this is encoded by the coding sequence ATGGCAGTAGATGTTTATTTAATTTTTAATGGTAATTGTCGTGAGGCTGTAGCATTTTATGAAGATGTTTTTCAGACAGAGAAGGCTGAAATGATGACATTTGGCGATTCGCCTCAAAATCCTGATTATCCATTACCTGAGGAAGCAAAAGACCTTGTGATGCATACAAGACTTTCCATTTTCGGTAGTAGGGTAATGTTCTCAGATACATTTCCAGGCTCACCTTTTACAGCAGGGAACAATATTACATTAGCAATTGTTTCCGATGATGAGGAACAGCTGCGACAAGCATTTGATAAACTAAAAGATGGTGGCAAAGTTAAGATGGAGCTTCAAGAAACATTTTGGAGTAAGTGCTATGGCTCATTAACAGATAAATTCGGTATTGAATGGCAATTTGGTCATGAAGTAAATGCATAA
- the guaC gene encoding GMP reductase — translation MDNVFDYEDIQLIPAKCIVESRSECDTSVTLGGHTFKLPVVPANMQTIIDENLAKMLAENGYFYIMHRFQPETRIGFIQDMQSRGFIASISVGVKEEEYTFIEELADANLVPEFITIDIAHGHSNAVIRMIQHIKKHLPNSFVIAGNVGTPEAVRELENAGADATKVGIGPGKVCITKIKTGFGTGGWQLAALRWCAKAATKPIIADGGIRTHGDIAKSVRFGASMVMIGSLFAGHEESPGETIEIDGKVVKEYFGSASEFQKGERKNVEGKKMYVEHKGSIQDTLIEMQQDLQSSISYAGGTKLESIRNVDYVIVKNSIFNGDKVY, via the coding sequence ATGGATAATGTATTTGACTATGAGGATATTCAACTAATTCCCGCAAAATGTATCGTAGAAAGCCGTTCAGAATGTGATACTTCTGTTACTTTAGGAGGGCATACGTTCAAGCTTCCTGTAGTACCTGCAAATATGCAAACAATTATTGATGAAAACCTTGCTAAAATGTTAGCTGAAAACGGTTACTTTTATATTATGCATCGCTTCCAGCCGGAAACACGTATAGGCTTTATTCAAGATATGCAAAGTCGTGGCTTTATCGCATCAATTAGTGTTGGTGTAAAAGAGGAAGAATATACATTTATTGAGGAATTAGCGGATGCAAATTTAGTACCTGAATTTATTACAATTGATATTGCACATGGTCATTCAAATGCTGTTATTCGTATGATTCAGCATATTAAAAAGCACTTGCCAAACAGCTTTGTTATTGCTGGTAATGTTGGTACACCAGAAGCAGTACGTGAGCTTGAAAATGCTGGTGCAGACGCTACGAAGGTTGGTATTGGACCAGGTAAAGTATGTATTACAAAAATTAAAACAGGCTTTGGTACAGGTGGCTGGCAGCTTGCTGCTCTACGCTGGTGTGCAAAGGCTGCTACAAAGCCAATTATTGCTGATGGTGGTATTCGCACACATGGAGATATCGCGAAATCTGTACGTTTTGGCGCATCAATGGTTATGATTGGTTCTTTATTTGCAGGTCATGAAGAATCACCTGGTGAAACAATTGAAATCGATGGTAAAGTTGTCAAGGAATACTTCGGCTCTGCCTCTGAATTCCAAAAAGGCGAGCGTAAAAATGTTGAGGGCAAAAAAATGTATGTAGAGCATAAAGGAAGTATTCAAGATACATTAATCGAAATGCAGCAAGACCTACAATCATCTATTTCCTATGCAGGTGGGACAAAGCTGGAATCTATTCGAAATGTTGATTATGTTATTGTGAAAAACTCTATCTTCAACGGAGATAAGGTGTACTAA